The following are encoded in a window of uncultured Ilyobacter sp. genomic DNA:
- a CDS encoding lipoate--protein ligase: protein MLNIINESKDPCFNLALEEYALKEIKGDVVIFWQNENTVVVGRNQNTHEEINHEYVTVNNVRVVRRLSGGGAVYHDNGNLNFTFITNATRDSVNNYKKFTEPVVNALRMLGVEAEFSGRNDIVVEGKKISGNAQYYAGNRLLHHGTLLFDADLSLLGKVLNVRADKIESKGIKSVRSRVANIYPYLKKNINIEEFKKVLVTNILMEGSQNYILSDEENLKVENLAREKYRNWEWNFGKSPEFKISKRKRYTGGELDIKLNVSEGIIEQIKIYGDFLEYRGIEEIEKILIGKRFVEKDLADCIKRIDIEKYFCDIKAEEIIDCIFY, encoded by the coding sequence ATGCTTAATATAATTAATGAAAGTAAAGATCCGTGTTTTAATCTTGCTCTTGAGGAATATGCATTAAAAGAAATAAAAGGAGATGTTGTAATTTTTTGGCAAAATGAGAATACAGTTGTGGTGGGAAGGAACCAGAACACACACGAAGAGATAAATCATGAATACGTCACTGTGAATAATGTCAGGGTGGTGAGAAGACTTTCTGGAGGGGGAGCTGTATATCACGACAATGGAAATCTTAATTTTACATTCATAACAAATGCAACAAGAGACAGTGTCAATAATTATAAAAAATTTACTGAACCGGTTGTAAATGCACTCAGGATGCTTGGGGTAGAGGCTGAGTTTTCAGGAAGAAATGATATAGTTGTGGAAGGAAAAAAAATATCAGGAAATGCCCAATACTATGCCGGAAATCGTCTTTTACATCACGGGACACTTCTTTTTGATGCAGATCTCTCTTTGCTGGGAAAAGTTTTAAACGTAAGAGCGGATAAGATAGAATCTAAGGGAATAAAGTCTGTCAGGAGCAGGGTGGCCAACATATATCCATATCTAAAAAAAAATATAAATATAGAGGAGTTTAAAAAAGTTTTGGTCACAAATATTTTGATGGAAGGGAGTCAAAACTATATTTTATCAGATGAAGAAAATTTAAAGGTTGAAAATCTGGCAAGAGAGAAATATAGGAATTGGGAGTGGAATTTTGGAAAATCTCCGGAATTTAAGATATCAAAAAGAAAAAGGTATACAGGTGGGGAATTGGATATAAAATTAAATGTTTCTGAGGGAATAATTGAACAAATAAAAATTTATGGAGATTTTTTAGAGTATAGGGGTATAGAGGAAATAGAGAAAATTTTGATCGGGAAAAGATTTGTCGAAAAGGATTTGGCAGATTGTATAAAAAGAATAGATATTGAAAAATATTTTTGTGATATTAAGGCAGAAGAGATAATAGATTGTATTTTTTACTAA
- a CDS encoding NUDIX hydrolase: protein MKISDLRFLRIKVEKHPTTDIDLEYIQKPNAIAVFLLNESMDKTLLVKQYRPGVKGDLYEIPAGIIEDGETAESTLKREIREETGYTEDDFELLYIPQNPLILSPGYTTESLYMYVAKIHDDGKEPLELELDEGEHLTCHWFNIDEVESITTDMKTIFAKQLYENLIYKKKIGGF from the coding sequence ATAAAGGTTGAAAAACATCCAACAACAGATATAGACCTAGAATATATTCAAAAGCCAAATGCCATTGCAGTATTTTTATTAAATGAAAGCATGGATAAAACCCTTTTGGTGAAGCAATACAGACCAGGAGTAAAGGGGGATCTTTACGAAATTCCTGCAGGGATTATAGAAGATGGGGAAACAGCAGAAAGTACCCTCAAGAGGGAGATAAGAGAAGAAACAGGGTACACAGAGGATGATTTTGAATTGCTCTATATACCCCAAAACCCTTTGATTCTTTCACCAGGATATACGACAGAGTCTCTGTATATGTATGTGGCAAAAATACATGACGATGGAAAAGAACCTCTGGAACTTGAGCTAGATGAAGGAGAGCACCTTACATGCCATTGGTTCAATATTGACGAGGTGGAGAGTATAACGACTGATATGAAGACAATTTTTGCAAAGCAACTTTATGAAAATTTAATATATAAGAAAAAAATAGGTGGCTTTTAA